A part of Chlamydia ibidis 10-1398/6 genomic DNA contains:
- the murA gene encoding UDP-N-acetylglucosamine 1-carboxyvinyltransferase gives MSAVEVFGGCVLEGAVRISGAKNSITKLLVASLLSDRKCILRNVPDIGDVRLTVDLCKSLGSIVHWDKDAEVIEIHTPKISISEVPAQFSHVNRIPILLLGALLSRCPDGVCVPFVGGDAIGARALNFHLEGLKQLGAHVTYSSKGYRASAPYGLVGAYITLPYPSVGATENLILAAVGAEGRTIIKNAALEVEILDLILFLQKSGAAITTDNDRTIEIFGCTDFYDVDHSVIPDKIEAASFAMAGVLTGGRVFVENAEQELMIPFLKILRSIGGGFRVINNGIEFFRESPLKGGVVLETDVHPGFLTDWQQPFSVLLSQAEGSSVIHETVHENRLGYLRGLQKMGAKCELFYQCLSSKSCRYTTGNFPHSAIIHGATPLKSTHLVIPDLRAGFAYVMAALVAEGGPTLIENTQLLDRGYYNWVGKLENLGAKIHILSSEVVVS, from the coding sequence ATGTCTGCAGTGGAAGTTTTCGGTGGTTGTGTATTGGAGGGGGCAGTACGTATCTCTGGTGCTAAGAACTCTATAACTAAACTGCTTGTTGCTTCTTTACTTTCTGATCGTAAATGTATCTTACGTAATGTTCCTGATATTGGTGATGTACGGTTGACTGTAGATCTATGTAAGTCTTTAGGGTCGATTGTGCATTGGGATAAAGATGCAGAGGTTATAGAGATTCATACTCCTAAGATATCCATATCAGAAGTACCTGCGCAATTTTCACATGTCAATAGAATTCCTATACTACTACTCGGTGCACTACTATCTCGTTGTCCTGATGGTGTGTGTGTCCCTTTTGTTGGAGGGGATGCTATTGGTGCGAGGGCCTTGAACTTTCATTTAGAAGGTTTAAAACAGTTAGGAGCACACGTTACCTACAGTAGTAAGGGTTATAGGGCATCTGCTCCTTATGGCTTAGTAGGAGCTTATATCACTCTGCCTTATCCCTCAGTAGGAGCAACTGAGAACCTTATATTAGCTGCAGTGGGAGCAGAAGGTAGAACAATTATAAAAAATGCCGCACTAGAAGTTGAGATTTTGGATCTTATCCTTTTTTTACAAAAATCTGGTGCTGCAATAACTACGGATAATGATAGGACTATAGAAATTTTTGGTTGTACAGATTTTTATGACGTTGATCATAGTGTGATTCCTGATAAAATAGAGGCCGCTTCTTTTGCTATGGCAGGAGTACTCACGGGAGGTAGAGTATTCGTTGAGAATGCCGAGCAGGAATTAATGATTCCTTTTTTAAAGATCTTACGATCTATAGGTGGTGGATTTAGGGTTATTAACAATGGTATAGAATTTTTCCGAGAATCTCCTTTAAAAGGTGGAGTAGTATTGGAAACAGATGTTCATCCAGGATTCCTGACTGACTGGCAACAACCATTTTCTGTGCTATTATCTCAAGCGGAAGGTTCCTCTGTTATTCACGAAACTGTTCATGAGAACCGTCTGGGGTATCTACGTGGGTTGCAGAAGATGGGAGCAAAATGTGAACTATTTTATCAGTGTCTTAGCTCAAAGTCATGTAGATACACTACAGGAAATTTTCCTCATAGTGCAATCATCCATGGCGCGACTCCTTTGAAATCTACACATCTGGTTATTCCGGATTTGAGGGCAGGTTTTGCGTATGTGATGGCAGCATTGGTTGCCGAGGGTGGCCCAACACTCATTGAAAATACGCAGCTTTTAGATAGAGGTTACTATAACTGGGTAGGGAAATTAGAAAACTTAGGGGCTAAGATTCACATCCTCTCTTCTGAAGTCGTGGTTTCTTAA